The Planococcus liqunii genome includes a region encoding these proteins:
- a CDS encoding FixH family protein yields the protein MRKSGMLALLLLCMLILGACSLNSDAASLYKQESPLQVKMNVPEDLSVNEEVVLEVSLSQNGAPVDNADFVHFEVQKQDGSIRFPMEEAENAENSAYQMQFEFESEGLYYLEVHAGNKGSVVSPQQQFIVGELSDSEVESLKQGSKPEQGSSGHHH from the coding sequence ATGAGAAAATCAGGAATGCTGGCATTGTTGCTTCTATGTATGCTTATTCTAGGCGCATGTTCCCTTAACAGCGATGCAGCTAGCTTGTACAAGCAAGAAAGCCCGCTTCAAGTAAAAATGAACGTGCCAGAGGACCTTTCGGTGAATGAAGAAGTCGTACTTGAAGTTTCGTTAAGCCAAAATGGAGCGCCGGTGGATAACGCAGACTTCGTCCATTTCGAAGTCCAGAAACAGGATGGTTCAATCCGCTTTCCAATGGAGGAAGCGGAAAATGCCGAGAATAGCGCATATCAAATGCAATTTGAATTTGAAAGCGAAGGCCTCTACTACCTCGAAGTGCATGCAGGGAATAAGGGATCCGTTGTAAGCCCTCAGCAGCAATTCATCGTCGGCGAGCTCTCGGACAGTGAAGTGGAAAGTCTGAAGCAAGGATCCAAGCCAGAACAAGGCTCATCTGGGCATCACCATTAA
- a CDS encoding PepSY-associated TM helix domain-containing protein gives MEKNTEKTSAAKAPKKSVNGRFYKTMWRWHLYAGIIFAPLLVLLAITGSIYLFKAEIEEVLYKDYYQVSPQDERAAVTEQLDEVKRLYPDAVVTKYRPGESETRSSEVTISSNGESLTVFMDPYTGKSIGELNNDDRIMDKIEEIHGELMAGTLGDRIVELAACWAIVLMVTGFFLWFPKKKTGIAGTLIPRLRKGKKILRRDLHVVPAFWVTGGLLFLVLTGLPWSGLWGANFQAITTNTGEGYPPSVWIGDAPTSNIQTQDIAEVPWAAETLDVPLSAIQGQVPLSLDKVVEVAEQEGIYPSYSIFIPQEPEGVYTLSVFPPKAQDEATIHIDQYSGAVLADYRYENYGVIGKIVAWGITLHKGSQFGLANQLISLFICLSVVFVAISGIYLWWKRKPQNGIGAPVAPALFNTKAFLFLMIGLGILFPLVGLSILAVWLIDWLLIQRIPSVKKWLNA, from the coding sequence ATGGAAAAGAATACAGAGAAAACGAGTGCTGCTAAAGCACCGAAAAAATCAGTGAATGGCAGATTCTATAAAACCATGTGGAGATGGCATTTGTATGCGGGCATTATTTTCGCGCCGCTTCTCGTGCTGTTAGCTATAACAGGTTCCATTTATTTGTTCAAGGCTGAAATTGAAGAAGTACTATACAAAGATTACTATCAAGTTAGTCCACAGGATGAAAGAGCCGCCGTTACAGAACAGCTTGATGAAGTGAAACGGCTGTATCCGGATGCGGTGGTGACGAAATACCGACCCGGTGAAAGCGAAACCCGTTCCAGCGAAGTGACCATCAGTTCGAACGGCGAGTCCCTCACTGTATTTATGGATCCCTATACTGGAAAATCCATTGGGGAATTGAACAATGACGACCGGATCATGGATAAGATTGAAGAAATCCACGGGGAATTGATGGCCGGGACACTCGGGGACCGAATTGTTGAACTGGCTGCCTGCTGGGCTATTGTGCTGATGGTGACAGGCTTCTTTTTGTGGTTCCCCAAAAAGAAAACCGGCATCGCCGGGACTTTAATCCCTCGATTGCGAAAAGGCAAGAAAATCCTGAGAAGGGATCTCCATGTTGTCCCGGCTTTTTGGGTAACGGGAGGGTTGTTGTTCTTGGTGCTGACCGGGCTGCCTTGGTCCGGCTTGTGGGGAGCCAATTTTCAAGCCATCACGACGAATACGGGGGAAGGTTATCCGCCATCCGTTTGGATTGGGGATGCACCAACTTCAAATATTCAAACACAGGATATTGCCGAAGTGCCTTGGGCTGCCGAAACTTTGGATGTGCCTCTTTCCGCCATACAAGGCCAAGTTCCGCTTTCACTGGATAAAGTAGTGGAGGTGGCGGAACAAGAAGGCATTTATCCGAGTTATTCCATCTTTATCCCACAAGAACCAGAAGGTGTTTATACGCTTTCCGTCTTCCCGCCAAAAGCGCAGGATGAAGCGACCATCCATATTGACCAGTATTCAGGGGCCGTCTTGGCAGATTACCGTTATGAAAATTATGGCGTCATTGGGAAAATTGTGGCATGGGGCATCACGTTGCATAAAGGTTCTCAATTCGGGCTTGCCAATCAATTGATCAGCTTGTTCATCTGCTTAAGCGTTGTTTTTGTAGCCATCAGCGGCATATATTTATGGTGGAAACGTAAACCCCAGAACGGAATAGGGGCGCCAGTGGCACCAGCCCTTTTCAACACGAAAGCTTTTCTGTTCCTTATGATTGGATTGGGTATTTTATTCCCATTGGTCGGTCTGTCCATACTCGCCGTCTGGCTGATTGATTGGCTCTTAATCCAACGCATTCCTTCTGTAAAAAAGTGGCTGAATGCTTAA
- a CDS encoding MATE family efflux transporter encodes MNHKSYLALALPLTLSTVTTPLLGAVDTAVVGQLDNPAYIGGVAIGTVIFNTMYWLFGFLRISTSGFAAQAFGARDELQERLSFIRPFFIALLIGLVFLLLQSPIEYAALKLLNPESDVEALASSYFAIRIWGVPVTFVNYVILGWLMGMSRIKIAVMIQVLMNLVNIFLDLLFVQGFSWGVPGVAAATLIAESLALVIGIYVIAKSTSITFKSLSMAHILDTSALKKMLLVNQDLFVRTVCLLLVFNIFTYKSASFGTETLAANAVLIQIHYLMAYFFDGFSNASSILSGKAVGSQDYPLHRKTLSISAQWAAYTSIFLTVLYGLFHERIIQLFTNNQEVIAIAMTYSDWLLLFPISTSIGIIFYGIFTGATETAPVRKSMIFAFLFFLVVYFVSVPLLNNHGLWLAFIAFSAGRSIFLSFYVPKLKTSFASLN; translated from the coding sequence ATGAACCACAAATCGTATTTGGCATTAGCATTGCCGCTGACGCTTTCGACAGTTACCACACCTTTATTGGGAGCCGTGGACACGGCTGTCGTAGGCCAACTCGACAACCCCGCATACATTGGGGGAGTAGCCATTGGTACAGTGATTTTCAACACCATGTACTGGTTATTCGGATTTTTGCGCATCAGCACTTCGGGCTTTGCTGCCCAGGCTTTTGGAGCAAGGGATGAATTGCAGGAAAGACTTTCTTTCATAAGGCCTTTTTTTATTGCTTTGTTGATCGGGCTTGTGTTCCTGCTTTTACAAAGCCCCATTGAGTATGCAGCGTTAAAATTACTTAACCCGGAATCTGACGTTGAGGCGTTGGCTTCAAGTTATTTTGCAATTCGCATATGGGGAGTTCCGGTGACGTTTGTCAATTACGTTATTCTTGGGTGGCTTATGGGCATGTCCCGCATCAAAATAGCAGTGATGATCCAGGTGTTGATGAATTTAGTCAACATATTCCTTGATCTCCTTTTCGTGCAGGGGTTTTCCTGGGGAGTTCCGGGGGTTGCTGCGGCAACATTGATTGCTGAGAGCCTGGCCTTGGTGATTGGAATATATGTAATAGCTAAAAGTACATCAATTACGTTCAAATCCTTATCAATGGCTCATATTCTGGATACTTCGGCATTAAAGAAAATGTTGTTGGTCAATCAGGATTTATTTGTCCGGACAGTGTGTTTATTGCTTGTATTCAACATCTTTACATACAAAAGTGCTTCTTTTGGCACCGAAACCCTTGCTGCGAATGCGGTGCTGATTCAAATCCATTATTTGATGGCGTACTTTTTCGATGGTTTTTCCAATGCTTCCAGCATTCTTTCCGGAAAAGCGGTGGGATCACAAGATTACCCGCTGCATAGAAAGACACTTTCCATTTCAGCACAGTGGGCTGCTTACACGTCCATCTTTCTAACGGTCTTGTACGGACTATTTCATGAAAGAATCATTCAGCTTTTCACGAACAATCAGGAAGTCATTGCAATTGCAATGACTTATAGTGATTGGCTATTATTGTTTCCCATATCAACAAGTATCGGCATCATCTTTTACGGTATTTTTACAGGAGCTACAGAAACTGCCCCTGTCCGAAAGTCGATGATTTTTGCCTTCCTTTTCTTCTTGGTAGTTTACTTTGTATCAGTTCCATTATTAAATAACCATGGACTTTGGCTGGCTTTTATCGCTTTTAGCGCCGGCCGTTCTATATTTTTATCATTCTACGTACCGAAGCTGAAAACCAGCTTCGCGAGTTTGAATTAA
- a CDS encoding DUF4181 domain-containing protein encodes MYAVDPSFWLRLILVLTVFIGLTTLFNALIRRWLKVEKPKAFSHNHVNDQHKKIDWTLRIIFIVLMIIGASVNAGRIGQEPYLFLQPWVLLFVLVFTSEIIRAVMERKYAKNPNAYLSTIYQSAFILVLLILLFSTDFFGIL; translated from the coding sequence ATGTATGCAGTTGACCCCTCTTTTTGGCTGAGGTTAATTCTCGTGCTCACCGTTTTTATCGGACTAACCACGTTATTTAATGCCCTTATACGAAGATGGTTAAAAGTCGAGAAACCGAAAGCTTTTTCCCATAACCATGTAAATGATCAACACAAAAAAATTGATTGGACTCTAAGGATTATATTCATTGTCTTGATGATCATCGGGGCTTCTGTTAATGCGGGAAGAATCGGTCAGGAACCCTATTTGTTCTTGCAGCCCTGGGTTTTGCTATTTGTGCTGGTGTTCACTTCTGAAATTATAAGAGCCGTCATGGAACGAAAATATGCGAAAAATCCGAATGCCTATCTTTCTACAATCTACCAATCCGCTTTCATCTTAGTTTTGCTTATTTTATTATTCTCCACCGATTTTTTCGGAATTCTGTGA
- a CDS encoding TRM11 family SAM-dependent methyltransferase, which translates to MKQLTPTGEFLYTYAYHQDEKDLCFLEMRAFFGADSEEKVVKSTRGIDPSRSPFIKERIEVLFEGADVADILEQAAHVNMDSSTFKVILPKINGLTLENNVDYAEKRDLERQIGFVITGKADVHNPDVTFGLMPFGGRWYFGTYLQSESVWFKHQQKPREYSTALSTKVARAIANIAVPEPAGVKAIDPCCGIGTVLVEALSMGIDIVGRDINPLVVDGSRENIAHFGLTGRVDLGPIADIRQQYDVAIIDMPYNLYTHATPDEQQEILSHALPFAEKLLVVTIESIDHMIEEAGFTVTDRCIAKKGLFLREILVCERTIKPAILVEELIEV; encoded by the coding sequence TTGAAACAATTAACGCCAACAGGTGAATTTCTTTATACATACGCATACCATCAAGATGAGAAAGACCTATGCTTCTTGGAAATGCGCGCTTTTTTTGGAGCGGATTCTGAAGAGAAAGTCGTTAAAAGTACGCGCGGCATAGACCCGAGCAGAAGCCCGTTCATCAAGGAGCGCATCGAAGTGCTCTTTGAAGGCGCAGATGTAGCGGATATTCTGGAGCAGGCTGCCCACGTGAATATGGACAGTTCCACGTTTAAAGTAATTTTACCGAAAATCAACGGGTTGACGCTCGAAAATAACGTGGATTATGCGGAAAAACGCGACCTTGAGCGCCAGATCGGCTTTGTCATTACCGGGAAAGCAGACGTCCATAACCCGGATGTCACATTCGGACTCATGCCGTTTGGCGGCCGCTGGTATTTCGGCACATACCTGCAAAGTGAGTCAGTCTGGTTCAAGCACCAGCAAAAACCGCGTGAATATTCTACGGCTTTGAGCACTAAAGTGGCGCGCGCCATTGCCAACATTGCCGTTCCGGAACCCGCGGGAGTGAAAGCAATCGATCCGTGCTGCGGCATTGGAACTGTACTGGTCGAAGCTTTATCGATGGGAATCGATATTGTCGGCCGGGACATCAATCCGCTTGTCGTGGATGGTTCACGTGAAAACATTGCGCATTTCGGTTTGACGGGTAGAGTTGACTTAGGGCCGATTGCCGACATCCGCCAGCAATATGACGTCGCCATCATAGATATGCCTTATAACCTTTATACGCACGCCACACCAGACGAACAGCAGGAAATCCTTAGCCATGCCTTGCCCTTCGCCGAAAAACTGCTTGTCGTTACCATTGAGTCCATCGATCACATGATAGAAGAAGCTGGATTCACGGTAACCGACCGCTGCATCGCGAAAAAAGGATTGTTTCTGCGGGAAATCTTGGTGTGTGAGCGAACTATTAAACCAGCCATCTTGGTTGAGGAATTAATAGAAGTTTAA